The sequence below is a genomic window from Sphingobacterium sp. ML3W.
AATTGGAACAGATTCATGCCGAACAATTCCAACTGGAAACAACAGATACCTTATCAACAGGTCTCGGAACCAATACAATGCAAAGCTTTCTTATACAGATTCCAATTTTCAAAATCCAAGACTGGAGCATCAAAAATTATAAAGCTGCAGTTTTAGATCTGAGTTCTATCAACTATGCATACGAACAGATGAACTTGCAACCTGTCATTGGTGTTATAGGTGGTGATATTTTAGCCCCTTATGGCGCTATCATCGATTACAAGAAAAAAACGCTCAAATTGCTTAAAAGAAGGTTAAAACTTAAATAACCTTTTGTGTATATGCAGTCGCAAATATAAATAGTATGATAAAGCAATCAACACTCCGGCCACACCCATAAAATAAAGTGTGCTTCTAAGACCAAAATAGCTAGCAAAAGCTCCAATCATT
It includes:
- a CDS encoding aspartyl protease family protein encodes the protein MSIIPLQLLQLQEQGTHILVEVMLFDTVHLMVLDTGASKTVFDKNQLEQIHAEQFQLETTDTLSTGLGTNTMQSFLIQIPIFKIQDWSIKNYKAAVLDLSSINYAYEQMNLQPVIGVIGGDILAPYGAIIDYKKKTLKLLKRRLKLK